From a region of the Impatiens glandulifera chromosome 4, dImpGla2.1, whole genome shotgun sequence genome:
- the LOC124934143 gene encoding zinc finger HIT domain-containing protein 2, which translates to MASEMPSTSTPLNLPSRLICRVCEKQFSKYTCPRCNAHYCSLGCYKSHSVGCTESFMRENVVQELRQLQTDDESKQKMLDILKRVHGEEEDDDEEDYNMDEDDSTLSEETIQSIQSGRQVDFDDLSSKEKKYFLKALSSGELSKLIQPWEPWWLKPSARTISLNSEGMPLIQPLPDQNNHSLDIPVGPTSPLKPISKLISSKPSPLLAVHLVDVIYSYCFTLRLYNGDWQSDPLGSSMVVLNISSVLDQRAQPETVREALSSCLEKTCSPAFRHVGGLNFGLGLVDDVVHLLSLGSNGLICMLCDLERLLRAGLKLEKQQKSNKLKLAVKKVYFIMCWVHEQSAEAWSSLAAMVGVEKASASEFIDGGGSLKVSEMKKTSRAVIEELQ; encoded by the exons ATGGCTTCTGAGATGCCATCAACTTCGACCCCCTTAAATCTGCCATCGCGTTTAATCTGCCGTGT GTGTGAAAagcaattttcaaaatatacgTGTCCACGATGCAACGCTCATTATTGCTCTCTTGGATGTTACAAG TCTCATAGTGTAGGCTGCACAGAATCTTTCATGAGAGAAAATGTAGTGCAGGAGCTACGACAATTACAAACTGACGACGAATCTAAGCAGAAAATGCTCGATATACTCAAACGTGTACATGGAGAGGAGGAAGACGATGACGAGGAAGACTATAACATGGATGAAGATG ATTCGACATTATCGGAGGAGACAATACAATCTATTCAATCTG GACGTCAGgttgattttgatgatttatcatcaaaagaaaagaaatatttCCTAAAAGCTTTATCTTCTGGAGAGCTCAGTAAGTTGATTCAACCATGGGAGCCTTGGTGGCTCAAGCCTTCCGCCAGAACAATCTCTCTCAATAGTGAAGGAATGCCGCTAATCCAACCACTTCCTGATCAGAACAATCACTCGCTCGACATTCCCGTGGGACCCACAAGCCCATTAAAACCCATCAGTAAGCTCATATCGTCAAAGCCATCACCACTGTTAGCTGTTCACCTTGTAGACGTGATATACAGTTACTGTTTTACCCTTCGTCTCTATAACGGTGATTGGCAGTCAGATCCATTAGGTTCTTCCATGGTTGTCTTAAACATATCATCTGTGTTAGATCAACGAGCTCAGCCAGAGACTGTTAGGGAAGCTTTATCTAGTTGCTTGGAAAAAACTTGCTCTCCTGCTTTCAGGCATGTTGGCGGTTTGAATTTCGGACTGGGACTTGTCGATGATGTTGTACATTTGCTTTCTCTTGGCAGTAATGGTTTGATCTGCATGCTTTGTGATCTGGAGAGGTTATTAAGGGCAGGTTTAAAGTTAGAAAAGCAACAGAAGTCGAATAAGCTTAAGCTAGCAGTGAAGAAGGTGTACTTCATTATGTGTTGGGTACATGAACAGTCTGCAGAAGCTTGGTCTTCTTTAGCTGCAATGGTGGGTGTAGAGAAGGCTTCTGCATCAGAGTTCATTGATGGAGGGGGATCTTTGAAGGTTTCAGAGATGAAAAAGACTAGTAGAGCTGTGATTGAGGAGTTGCAATGA